The sequence below is a genomic window from Streptosporangium lutulentum.
ACGCTCGCCGTAGTAGTGCGGTGAGCCCTCAAGGAAGACCAGCGGCGCTCCTCGCTGGTCGGCCGCGGCCAGGGCGTGCTCGACCAGCCGGGTACCGACACCTCTGCGCTGGAACTCTGGGAGCACTCCCAGGGGCGAGAGAACAAGGATGTCCACGATCCGGGACGGGGCGTCGAGCCGGCTCGCGCTCAGCAGGACGTGACCGACGACCTGGTCGCCGAGCGTGGCGACGAAGGACATCGGTGGCAAGGGCGCGTCCGCGGCGCGGAGCGCGTCCACGAGGTCGGGAACCCGTGGATTTCCTTCGAAGGCACGCGCGTGAAGTCCGCGAACGTCCTGATGGTCACTGACCGTCTCCCACCGGATCAGCAGTTCGGTGGTACCGGAGGGTTTTCCTGAAGCGCCGGGCGTCTGGTCCGCTGTCATGGCTGCGAGCGTAAGAGGCGCCGCCCGCCCGCACCACGCATTTTTGACCAGGACCCCTACCGGCTCGCTCGCGCGTGTTCGATGAACGGCCTCCACGTCCACGAACGGGCTCCGTCCCGGCCGGAGGCCGGACACCGGCCCCCGCGCCCGTCACGGAAGCCCGTCACAGAAGCCCGTCACAGAAGGTCCCGAAAGCCCGTCACAGAAGCCCGTCACAGAAGGTCCCGAAAGCCCGTCACGGAAGCCTGTCCCCGAAGGTCCCGAAAGCCGGTCACGGCCGGGAGGCCGTTCCTGGGATGATCTCTCCGGCTCCACCGGCCGGCCGTCTCATCGCGACCGGCGAGGAAGCCGTGTCCCCCCGCTTCCAATGACCGTCGAACCCGGTCCCCGTCCTCATCCAGCGGCGCTAGCGGCCGTTACGGTTGGCGACGACGGTCTGGATCATGTGCTCCAGCGCGTAGGCCGGGTCGGCGCCGCCGCCCTTGACCTGTTCGTCGGCGACGGCGGCGGCCTGGATCGCACGGGCAAGACCGTCCGGACCCCAGCCGTTCAACTGCCGCTGGACCCGATCGACCTTCCAGGGCGGCATGCCGAGGTGGCTGGCGAGCTGGCCACCCCGGAGATTGCGCGGAGCGTCACCCACCTTCGCCAGCGACCGCAGTCCGCCTGCGAGCGCGCTCACCAGCAGGACCGGAGCCGTTCCCGTACCCAGCGCCCAGCGCAACTGCTCCAGGGCCTCGCTCAGACGTCCCTCCACGGCTGAGTCGGCCACGGTGAACCCGCTGACCTCTGCCCGGCCCCGGTGATAACGAGCCACG
It includes:
- a CDS encoding GNAT family N-acetyltransferase encodes the protein MTADQTPGASGKPSGTTELLIRWETVSDHQDVRGLHARAFEGNPRVPDLVDALRAADAPLPPMSFVATLGDQVVGHVLLSASRLDAPSRIVDILVLSPLGVLPEFQRRGVGTRLVEHALAAADQRGAPLVFLEGSPHYYGERGFERADAVGFRSPSLRIPAPAFQVARLSAHEPWMTGTLVYSEPFWALDCVGLRDSAAGAPEPAK